In Salvelinus namaycush isolate Seneca chromosome 17, SaNama_1.0, whole genome shotgun sequence, one genomic interval encodes:
- the hs6st2 gene encoding heparan-sulfate 6-O-sulfotransferase 2, with product MDERSTNHHRLLIALVISLLFGVIVLQYLCPSSDCQLLHLGSLASNSGSNAIGSQGNDIGLSGQDTYVAEDCALARFIPRFNFTSADLSRLVDFNIQGDDVIVFLHIQKTGGTTFGRHLVRNIQLERPCECHVGQKKCTCYRPGKRETWLFSRFSTGWSCGLHADWTELTNCVPSLMNTREPPKKPTVPSRNYYYITILRDPVWRYLSEWRHVQRGATWKASLHVCDGRAPTLAELPSCYPGDDWSGCSLQEFMDCPYNLANNRQVRMLADLSLVGCYNVSAMSEDERWAVLLESAKRNLRGMAFFGLTEYQRKTQYLFERTFHLAFIAPFTQLNGTRAASVEVVPETQLRIRQLNQWDEELYEYARDLLLQRFQVARQQERKQARERRQQKRRRLRGKLGSTRLGMGRPVAEWPSDKPQWTETQTGEAITTHLRTPSPERKHQKRGGGEPVEAEVQLPDWWGLEENSTIEDYMDNVEQWR from the exons ATGGATGAAAGGTCCACCAACCACCACCGGCTCTTGATTGCCCTGGTGATAAGCTTGCTCTTTGGCGTGATTGTGCTTCAGTACCTTTGTCCTAGCTCCGATTGCCAACTGTTGCACCTAGGATCATTGGCCTCCAACTCGGGCAGCAATGCCATCGGGTCCCAGGGAAACGACATTGGCCTCAGTGGACAGGACACATACGTCGCTGAGGACTGTGCCCTAGCCCGTTTTATTCCCCGCTTCAATTTCACTTCTGCAGACCTCAGTCGACTCGTAGACTTCAATATCCAGGGAGATGATGTTATTGTTTTTCTACACATCCAGAAGACAGGGGGTACAACATTTGGTCGACATTTAGTGCGTAATATTCAACTCGAGAGGCCTTGTGAGTGTCATGTTGGCCAAAAGAAATGCACCTGTTACCGGCCAGGTAAAAGGGAAACGTGGCTTTTCTCCCGGTTCTCCACTGGCTGGAGCTGTGGTCTTCACGCGGACTGGACCGAGCTGACCAACTGCGTGCCGTCTCTCATGAACACGCGCGAGCCCCCCAAGAAGCCTACAGTTCCCAG CCGGAACTACTACTACATCACCATCCTGCGTGACCCGGTGTGGCGCTACCTGAGCGAGTGGCGGCACGTGCAGCGCGGTGCCACCTGGAAGGCCTCCCTGCACGTGTGTGACGGGCGCGCCCCCACGCTGGCTGAGCTGCCCAGCTGCTACCCCGGGGATGACTGGTCCGGCTGCTCCCTGCAGGAGTTCATGGACTGCCCCTACAACCTGGCCAACAACCGGCAGGTCCGCATGCTGGCAGACCTCAGCCTGGTGGGCTGCTACAATGTCTCGGCCATGAGCGAGGACGAGCGCTGGGCTGTGTTATTAGAGAGTGCCAAGCGGAACCTGCGGGGCATGGCCTTCTTCGGCCTGACAGAGTACCAGAGGAAAACCCAGTACCTGTTTGAGAGGACCTTCCACCTGGCGTTCATCGCCCCCTTCACCCAGCTCAACGGCACGCGGGCGGCCAGCGTAGAGGTTGTGCCTGAGACGCAGCTCCGGATCCGCCAGCTGAACCAATGGGATGAGGAGCTGTACGAGTATGCCCGCGACCTGTTACTCCAGCGGTTCCAGGTGGCCCGGCAGCAGGAGAGGAAACAGGCCAGGGAGAGGAGGCAGCAGAAGAGGAGAAGGCTCAGAGGGAAGCTGGGGTCAACAAGGCTGGGGATGGGGAGGCCGGTGGCCGAGTGGCCCAGCGATAAGCCCCAGTGGACAGAGACTCAGACTGGGGAGGCGATCACCACCCACCTACGAACACCCTCCCCAGAAAGGAAGCATCAgaagaggggaggtggagagccTGTGGAGGCTGAGGTGCAGCTGCCAGACTGGTGGGGTCTGGAGGAGAACAGCACCATTGAGGACTACATGGATAATGTGGAACAGTGGCGGTAG